ATCAATGGCTATCGACCATTCCGCTTACATTGATGAGTACCCAACAGCGAACGAAGCTACTCGACCGCTACGCGTCTTCTTTACTGCCATCTGGCGACTCCTTGCAGAAGGagaccaaccaacaccaacacactacTTACCTCAAACATGAAGGTGTCCACCTCCTCCCGGACGTCCTCATCGGTTAGCAGATTGTGCGCCTGAttgccctgcagcagcacatcgagAAATGCCAACCGATTCTTCGTCCGCCCGAAGGAGTCACCATCGGGGGAAGGTGGTTCGGCGGGCTCACCGTTGCTACGCTGCGCCAGGGCCATCTTCCGGTCCCGGATGACCTGGttaaaagcgaaagaagagcGCAGGTAAGAAGCGTGGTCTGGAAATGGAAGACCGGTGGTCAGTCCGGAACTGGTCTGGAATGTGGAACACACTggcaaagaaagagaaagcgagagagagagaaagagcggacGAGTGGCAGAAGTTCGTGTAGAAGTCCCCGACGGGACTTATTGTATAGCGCGGAACAACGGGTGCACCCACTGAATGGtccggcaccggatgctggaaTCCGAGTCGAAGGAATCGCAATCAAAGAGGGCGAAGTGGGTGCCGGGAAGCGCTCTTGAATGGTTTCCGGAGCGAAGGCAATATGGTGATTGCAATCTGCAGTGCATTGCAAGGTGCTTTCGGTAATTGATGGCATTACTGTGATTGCAGTGCAGTCCCGTCTCATCGAATCCTGACGTCCACGTCGCCGGACGACAAAGAGTCCACCACCAAGGAGGGGGAAAGGCGTGGACCTCGCGGTGGGGGTGGTTCCGAGGAAGGCGTCGATAAGAAACGCCATTCAAGGATGGACCGATCGGACGCTGACGGTTTGCGCTGACTCGAGACTCGGCTGCTGCTAGATGATGGGTTTGGATCGATTTGCATTCGCAAACTCCACAATGGCGTCTCCTCTACAATTAAGTAGGCTACGGGTACCGTTCCGATGCTACCGGTGTCGGCAGGCGGTTGTCTAACCAAGCATTCCAAGCAGCTGCAACTCAATGCTGTTGGATTTCAATTTGGTATTTAGGTTATTGATGGGGTTGGTATGTAAACCCACCTACTATGCGACCCAGGGCCCATGCCGAGACCCTAGaatcaattcaattgaaacgTTTACTGCAATAAAGTGGGCCTTAGCAGCTAGTACTGATTGATGGTTAGGAAGCAAAGGATAAGGTTATCGAATTGAAATACCATTTGGTAGAATGCAATCCCACAAGTGGGTGATAGCAATGCATTTGATTCTCACGAAAATGTCACCGAAATTAATTGATCAATTCaccgtttgttcgttcgacTTTTGTTTGTGGAGTTATGGTCTGTGCTTTAACAATATGAAAACAATATGCCGCGAAGGCAGTGAATATAGGATAACTTGTATTTCAATTCAAATAGTTTAATGcttaaatgattttaaatgcAGCCTTACACCATGCTCCTGGCCTTTTACGATATTTTGCTGACTTTAAAGCCGcatccatttagaatctggacacacaaaacagttcatatctcagccaaaaattgacgtaaaaagaaaagaaaggtgtcattttgcaGGTTTGTCTTATTatctttaataaaaaatattgatgaaaattattcattcattttttgtaTGACTTTTTTAGCTTTTCCTTTGACATCACCGAAAATATTTTGCACAGTACTTTAGAAcagtcacatcatttgcccccttgttgcacatcaccctcattttagagggtttttatacatttcttatatactttttaagtttccttgtgataattgtcGAATAGAAATCAATgtaacgaaaatccagacatttttgtggattgataattttccctgtgaaatcgatctatttgaataccaaACATTTACGCCACACCTTCAACAAGAACAGCTATCtcaatcatgccaaacttacacaggatcattggtggacaaatgcaagacaaaatccttttctgtagccactcttttcttgcacaaatttcgaatgaacgttgcccgaatggtgaacacatttgatttgtcgccacaatgtcaaatcccacgccaaatcatcatatTATGGggaaatttatctccgtaaagaaTCCAAACCCTTCCTACACCATTCCActtatgattggcaaagtttttttttgcccgttattttttgaaatgcatttttacgtttgttgtaCTATCAAAATGCATGGTTTTaaatcggtcaacacttgttcatacaccttcctagcacggatttgagCAATCAAGCTGTGCTATAGGGttctatttggctattttctggcTTTTATGAGGTTAAAActtctcttaaacatatttgccgaactgttatgacgtctgtcgtgagtttttcttgttGGATTCACGCTGGGAGATCCCAAGATTGTTGAATaacttttgtctgcagaatcgggcatttgttacacttttcggctgtttcattgtgttaaaatcaaggtaaaagtcccccagTAACATTTGCATACGGTATTTTTAGttaagtttggaaatttcaagagtTTCGcagtttttctccagccaaatcgaaTTTTAGTcatgagtgtgcagattttttttcgactttcgcgttccatcggcgatagcTTTTGAAGGCGTAGATCAACAGAATCTCtcaacagaattgcaaagtgaccactagaaGCGCTGCAGTGATTACAAacgtgtgtccagattctaaatggatggggctttaTTAGGATTTACAGATGATCattttcgattgatttgaacGCAAAAAATATTGCCTGATGCATCTATGGTTATAGCTACAGCACTTCGCAAGAAAACAAGTCTCTACCCTTGGTGGCAtcataaaaacattttttctgtTGAAGCCAGTCAAACTGTTGGCGTTCTTAAGAATTTGAGAAGGTTTTTAACCGCTGTACAACGTGCAAAGAACTCTGTTCCCCGATCATGTGATAATGCTGTGCGAAACATCACGTACCATCGCTATTGTTTAATCAGCATATCAAAAGTTCAGGACGCCATTAAAGTGTACCAAAGTATTCGCCAGATCTATGAATATTTGAACTAATTCAAGATATTGTCTAACGCATTTCGTTTAGTGTTTTCAGACCACAGTGCATTTTTCAAAGGATTGTTAAATAGGTTAAATATACGATTATCGTATTTGTTAGCCGCATATTTTTGTAATACTGAATCACAATCGCAAATATACTCAAAAAGTGTTGCTGATTAAATTGGGCACCTAGTAAATGAGTAGACATTCGTCTCCAATACATACACAATAGTTTGTGTCATAAAATATTCCTATACGCACCAAGTTTATCTATTGTCATATCTTTTTTCAAAGACCATCTAAAAGCAAACATTATGGAAGTCTATTTTATAATACActccgtccagttactataagaccaccatcagtttgttccagaaaatcttcaaggatcacaatttcaaatcgagactttttattacaattttcTACTCAAAAAATgagttattaaacactaataggaatggataaaatcacaggttgaattttggccgcatattaaaaaaaatgaagtgtccagttagtataagaccaccttgatttattttttttatcagcgaaaagaagtaaccaaatcatctaattcccgaaaataactattcgttatcaaatctgAATGGTTTCAAAagtgtaaaacgggatttggcatgctcttcataaattttggttaattttagaagcaatgactctcatatgtctctccaAACCgttaaaatcatcgcttaaagctcacgaaatgaagaatactgctttcccccagcaccccatttactaattcgaactcagaagatgttttgcaacggattttatgctatactgctaGCAAATATGGctaacaaatcaattttctgatctttattcgaagccgtaatcttctttctctagtagataaaagcattatttcactaatatgttaacttttccacaccgtttttgatcaaaaacgatagcagagattctccttgaaacgtagatgtgctttgttaaatggaaaaaatacaatcttgaccctaccggctgtataaagtttcacccaaactatgcagaCACTTCATTATTCGTTAATATGCCgtcaaaattcaacctgtgattttatccatcccccttagtgtttaataacttattttttgagtagaaaatagtaataaaaagtctcgatttgaaattgtgatccttgaagattttctggaacaaactgatggtggtcttatagtaactggacagAGTGTATTCAGCTTCGTTGAATAAAAAACAACCATCGAAATGTAGCCCTGTACAAAACAACAGGGAAAactttttgaatatttttagtttcttatttttgaaGAACCTGCAAATATATTTAACACTTCCTTCCAATTAGCTTCGCTTACGCATCTTTACAGTGTTGAGTGCTACTGAAGCATTCACTGCGTATAATcccacaacaaacaaaccgtaaACATTGACTCTGACTAGTTGTTAATACACTCTGAACATGTGACTTGTTGTACTGAGGAGCAGTTGGCCCGGTGATCAGTCTTTTAATtaatcacgacgacgatcacctAAATGAGGGAAAATACTCAAACACGTGATGCGTTAAACCAGATTGATCAACGTGCGTTCTCACCGGGGGGTGTCTATTGTCAGTTAGCCACGTTGTACGCGTGCCCACGCCATTCGCATTACGCGATCAGTACAACACCGAAACCGCCCACCGGAACACTAgaccctcctccctctctttcactcattcactcactcacctgTCTGGTATAACCGTGAACAGTGCTCAGTGCGTGCTCGTAGCGCTTCGCGAAACGGGAACGGTTCCAAATGAAGTTCACATGCAGCCAGGGCCGAACGAGGCGCTCGAGGAACAACCGGCTTAGCCTACAAGGGGAATGGACACAACACTTGGACATTAGATTctgcctttttctctctctcgctctctttctctctctctctctttctctctctctctctctctctatctctctaccTCTCGTAAGGCCCATAACACTCACTCGTTCACTGCATTAACGTAGACGTTCTGCTTGCCACCACTCTGCGCATTCACCTTAACGCCCATAGCGGTCTCTGCTCCGAGGATGGTTCGATGGTTCGACCAAAAAACCGGGCACCGGACATGACATGAAACGAACCACAACATTCCATTAGAGAccgtcagtgtgtgtgtgtgtgtgtgtgtgtgcatcgagaAGATCTCGGTATAACCGGAACATCCGGACACTCGTACATCATCGTCGTACATCCTGGCGTACCACTAACAGCAACATTACGACTGGTCGGCAATAGGCTTAACATCAGTAGGcgcctgtgtgtctgtgtgtgtgtgtgtgcgtgtgtgtgcgtacacgGCATTGAACGGCAGCCCACTTCGATGGAATTATCGCCATCCATCTTGCCATCTAATCACACTCACAAGGATGCCGATGGTCTTTTGCCGGGCCTTGCCCATCATCTTACCGCAAATGATGTCCAGCGCGGCGCTCGCGATGAACGGGTACACGTTgaccggtgtgccggtgttgGCGTGCGGTTCCAGGTGCCGGACCATCTCCTGTGCGTTCTCCTCGAACACATCGCAGAAGCCGTCGAGGATGTTGAAGTGGAAGGTCGGTGTGATGAGCTTACGGTGCTGGAACCATCGTTCACCTGTTGCGATATGGGTCACATAATGGGAAACAACACCGGAGATCCGGTGAGTAAGAAGGTGAGTTGTTCAAACTCGGGCTCGGGAGCTGCGCCTTTTCCGGCaaaacagcgagagagagagagaggataccTTTGGAAGTGAGCAGTCCTTCGCCGAGCCAGTCGTGCAGAAAGCTGTACATGGTGGACTTTTCGATGTGCTTGCTCGAGCTGATGACCTGCTCCACGTATTCGGCCTTGCTGATCCGCACTTCCGGCACCATTCCGGTCCAGACGCGGTGCAGGTCCGGATAGGTTCGGGTTCGCTGATCAATCACGTAGAAAATCTCTGCC
The sequence above is a segment of the Anopheles darlingi chromosome 2, idAnoDarlMG_H_01, whole genome shotgun sequence genome. Coding sequences within it:
- the LOC125948051 gene encoding cytochrome P450 4C1-like, coding for MSELTKMFHGALIFVAFAVLLNWMMKRWRLGQIYDKIPGPKAYPLVGTMYMFFGKKPHEIFYVIDQRTRTYPDLHRVWTGMVPEVRISKAEYVEQVISSSKHIEKSTMYSFLHDWLGEGLLTSKGERWFQHRKLITPTFHFNILDGFCDVFEENAQEMVRHLEPHANTGTPVNVYPFIASAALDIICETAMGVKVNAQSGGKQNVYVNAVNELSRLFLERLVRPWLHVNFIWNRSRFAKRYEHALSTVHGYTRQVIRDRKMALAQRSNGEPAEPPSPDGDSFGRTKNRLAFLDVLLQGNQAHNLLTDEDVREEVDTFMFEGHDTTTAGISWILFLLALHPEIQDRVYEEIESVLGKDTSRPATMHDLNELRLLERCIKEALRLYPSVSFFGRTLSEDIELAGHHIPSGTIVGIHAYHVHRDERYFPDAETFDPDRFLPENSEQRHPYAYIPFSAGPRNCIGQKFALLEEKSVVSRVLRHFRLRSGRTRQQQTIMHELITRPRDGILLYLESRQ